A genome region from Nicotiana tabacum cultivar K326 chromosome 13, ASM71507v2, whole genome shotgun sequence includes the following:
- the LOC107810345 gene encoding receptor-like protein kinase HERK 1, which translates to MKTNMDFAIFQLLILVLFMLFLMCSSLEFDPVDNYLIDCGSSENTTIGDRIFLADNLNSTQRVFVNTSLEFIPSTYSSSLYKTARILNETSKFTFSIKKQGRHWIRLYFFPFSNEKFNLSSAKFSVSAQNFTLLKNFQPLNSPFVKEYSLNITSNSLVLTFTPSATSFAFVNALEVISLPDEVIPVDVGIHNLRTQALETVVRVNMGNIAVLPQNDTSWRSWEPDERYLTGKNLVQFVSNTRAVNYTRGGPSRNIAPPLVYGTATRLQSEKDPNTLANVTWSFDVDPGFDYFIRFHFCYIVKGPSGDLIFNVFLNSQFVFKYLDLNNETSNVFGAPYYMDVVTRLDNRNSIGISIGPTDVRNAYPDGLLNGLEIMKISNFKGSLDASDVELQSSLPASKTKTWLILGSTIGGSITCIVLVVLSVLLCRSRTRAPVDHSTEDHHTTVGSTTEENKSIISNSNMGYWFPFRAVQEATDNFSESMVIGFGGFGKVYKGVLRDNTKVAVKRGFPQSQQGLSEFKTEVEMLSQFRHRHLVSLIGYCNEKNEMIIIYEYMENGTLKDHLYGSDLPNLNWRQRLEICIGSAKGLHYLHTGSQKAIIHRDVKSSNILLDENLRAKVSDFGLSKIGPEIDQTHVSTAVKGSFGYLDPEYLTRQQLTEKSDVYSFGVVMFEVLCGRPVIDPSRSKEMVNLVEWVRNCLRTGDSETIVDSTIVREIRPESLIKFVKTAEKCLEEYGVDRPTMGDVLWNLEYALKLQGKDEKTRQENEISENQLENSVLSTEFSMGSMADLAGVSMSKVFSNMVKAENKDSCDIC; encoded by the coding sequence ATGAAAACCAATATGGATTTTGCAATATTTCAATTGCTTATTTTGGTATTGTTTATGTTGTTTTTGATGTGTTCTTCATTGGAATTTGATCCTGTTGATAACTATCTTATAGACTGTGGATCATCAGAAAATACAACTATAGGTGATAGAATTTTCTTGGCTGATAACTTGAATTCCACTCAAAGGGTATTTGTTAATACAAGTCTTGAGTTCATTCCATCTACCTATAGTTCATCTCTGTATAAAACTGCTAGAATTCTCAATGAGACTTCCAAATTCACCTTTTCGATCAAGAAACAAGGGCGCCATTGGATTCGCCtttatttctttccattttccaatGAAAAATTCAATCTAAGTTCTGCTAAGTTCTCTGTTTCTGCTCAGAACTTCACTCTTCTTAAGAACTTTCAACCACTGAATTCTCCTTTTGTAAAGGAATACTCTTTGAACATTACTAGCAATAGTTTAGTTCTTACCTTTACGCCATCTGCTACCTCATTTGCCTTTGTAAATGCTTTAGAAGTCATTTCACTTCCTGATGAGGTCATTCCTGTTGATGTTGGTATTCATAATCTGAGGACACAAGCATTAGAAACAGTGGTGAGAGTAAATATGGGAAATATTGCAGTTTTGCCTCAAAATGATACCTCGTGGCGATCTTGGGAACCTGATGAAAGATACTTAACAGGCAAGAACCTTGTCCAGTTTGTATCGAACACACGAGCTGTGAACTACACGAGAGGAGGGCCTTCTCGGAATATTGCTCCTccgttggtgtatggaactgccACGAGGCTGCAATCCGAGAAAGATCCTAATACGTTAGCAAATGTAACGTGGTCGTTTGATGTTGATCCTGGTTTTGATTATTTCATCAGATTCCACTTTTGTTACATAGTAAAAGGCCCCTCTGGTGATCTAATATTCAATGTTTTCCTCAATTCTCAGTTTGTTTTCAAGTACCTTgatcttaacaatgagacatcaAATGTCTTTGGTGCTCCATATTACATGGATGTTGTCACAAGGTTAGACAACAGAAATAGCATTGGCATTAGCATTGGTCCAACAGATGTACGTAATGCATATCCGGATGGACTCTTGAATGGTCTCGAGATCATGAAAATAAGCAATTTTAAGGGCAGTCTTGATGCTTCAGACGTTGAACTTCAGTCCTCATTGCCTGCTTCTAAGACTAAAACATGGTTGATTCTTGGATCAACTATTGGAGGATCGATAACTTGCATTGTTTTGGTTGTGTTGTCTGTTCTTCTTTGCAGAAGTAGAACACGAGCGCCAGTTGATCACTCAACTGAGGATCATCATACAACAGTTGGATCAACTACGGAGGAAAATAAATCTATCATTTCCAACTCAAATATGGGGTACTGGTTCCCTTTCAGAGCAGTTCAAGAAGCAACCGATAATTTCAGTGAAAGCATGGTAATCGGCTTTGGTGGTTTTGGCAAGGTTTACAAGGGAGTTTTGAGGGATAACACAAAAGTAGCAGTGAAGAGAGGATTTCCTCAATCACAACAAGGTCTTTCCGAGTTCAAAACTGAAGTTGAAATGTTGTCTCAATTTAGGCATCGCCATTTGGTTTCACTGATCGGTTACTGCAACGAAAAGAATGAGATGATAATTATTTACGAGTACATGGAAAATGGAACACTTAAGGATCACTTGTATGGCTCAGACCTTCCAAATTTGAATTGGAGACAAAGGCTTGAAATTTGCATAGGATCAGCAAAAGGACTTCACTATCTGCACACTGGTTCTCAGAAGGCAATTATTCATCGCGATGTCAAGTCTTCCAATatattgcttgatgaaaatctcagGGCTAAAGTTTCTGATTTTGGACTATCGAAAATTGGTCCTGAAATTGATCAAACACATGTTAGTACTGCAGTTAAAGGGAGTTTCGGATACCTTGATCCTGAGTACTTAACAAGGCAACAACTAACTGAGAAATCTGATGTCTATTCCTTTGGAGTAGTTATGTTTGAAGTTCTCTGTGGCAGGCCTGTTATTGATCCATCTCGTTCAAAAGAAATGGTAAATTTAGTTGAATGGGTGAGAAACTGTTTAAGGACAGGAGATTCAGAAACAATTGTTGATTCAACTATTGTACGCGAGATAAGACCAGAGTCTTTGATAAAATTTGTAAAGACTGCTGAAAAATGCTTGGAAGAATATGGTGTAGATCGACCGACTATGGGAGATGTTTTGTGGAACTTGGAATATGCATTGAAACTCCAAGGAAAAGATGAAAAAACAAGACAAGAAAATGAGATATCTGAAAATCAGTTGGAAAACAGTGTGTTAAGTACAGAATTCAGTATGGGGAGTATGGCTGATCTTGCTGGTGTTTCAATGAGTAAGGTTTTTAGCAATATGGTAAAAGCTGAAAACAAAGATTCATGTGACATATGTTAG
- the LOC107811722 gene encoding uncharacterized protein LOC107811722, which yields MSKSSNRSRKVEESESNSELENDEMLNEMSDDVENFDEVNNSDDNNDYSDSDDDDDVNHYNNEDESGEQEEEEDEEGDQEEEEEDGEKLTEDHKIAGIEELKKEYMELKHKEQDLLGNLKLHKDEDLLKGQAVRNQKALWDKTLELRFLLQKAFSNSNRLPQEPIRSSFCDSKDRVKDAYSDLLASSRKTLDTILELQEVLLEKNPSITQSMDVNSGKRPKLSEDSVESNGEVDEDWQKISQMHSRMAVFRDKSIDKWQRKTQVTSGAAAIKGKLQAFNQDISQQVAGYMRDPSKMIKGMQQSRSAVALFGTASDATGNGEGPNMDGDPELLDDSEFYQQLLKEFFEAVDPASSETAFYALKRLQTKKRKIVDRRASKSRKIRYNIHEKIVNFMAPQPVNLPPMAPKLFENLFTGGSTHRPINVLH from the exons ATGAGCAAGTCTTCTAATAGATCGAGGAAAGTAGAGGAGAGTGAAAGCAACTCTGAGCTTGAGAATGATGAAATGTTAAATGAGATGTCGGATGAT GTTGAGAACTTTGATGAAGTCAACAACAGCGATGACAACAATGACTATAGTGACAGTGACGACGATGATGATGTTAACCATTACAACAATGAAGATGAAAGTGGAGAacaagaggaagaggaagacgaGGAAGGagatcaagaagaagaagaagaagacggagAGAAACTGACTGAGGACCATAAAATTGCTggaattgaagaacttaagaaagaATATATGGAGCTTAAGCACAAGGAACA AGATCTTTTGGGTAATCTGAAGCTCCATAAAGATGAGGATCTTCTCAAAGGCCAAGCAGTTAGAAACCAGAAG gcaCTCTGGGACAAGACACTTGAACTAAGGTTCTTGCTGCAAAAGGCTTTCTCAAACTCCAATAGACTTCCGCAG GAACCAATAAGATCTTCCTTTTGTGATTCTAAGGACAGAGTTAAAGATGCATATTCAGATCTACTTGCCTCCTCCAGAAAAACCTTGGATACTATACTGGAATTGCAAGAG GTACTGCTTGAGAAGAATCCATCAATTACTCAATCAATGGACG TTAATTCTGGTAAAAGGCCGAAGCTTTCGGAAGATTCTGTTGAGTCAAATGGTGAAGTTGATGAAGATTGGCAGAAGATTTCTCAAATGCATTCAAG GATGGCTGTTTTTAGGGACAAATCGATAGATAAATGGCAGAGAAAGACCCAGGTGACTTCTGGTGCTGCCGCAATCAAAGGCAAATTGCAAGCATTTAATCAG GACATTAGTCAACAAGTGGCCGGTTATATGAGGGATCCTagcaaaatgataaaaggaatgCAGCAGAGCAGATCGGCAGTTGCACTATTTGGAACT GCTTCAGATGCTACTGGAAATGGAGAG GGACCAAACATGGATGGTGATCCTGAGCTTCTGGATGACTCTGAATTCTATCAACAATTGCTGAAGGAGTTTTTTGAGGCAGTCGATCCTGCATCATCTG AGACGGCATTCTATGCACTGAAGAGACTGCAAACAAAGAAACGAAAAATTGTTGATCGCCGTGCATCAAAGAGTCGTAAAATACG GTACAATATTCATGAAAAGATTGTCAATTTCATGGCTCCTCAGCCTGTAAATCTTCCACCAATGGCCCCCAAATTGTTTGAGAATTTGTTCACGGGCGGCTCTACCCATAGGCCAATAAATGTCTTGCATTAG